The following proteins are co-located in the Megalops cyprinoides isolate fMegCyp1 chromosome 15, fMegCyp1.pri, whole genome shotgun sequence genome:
- the map3k21 gene encoding mitogen-activated protein kinase kinase kinase 21, with amino-acid sequence MDVSQAGFPNGERRPSRNGDHAWTGSPLAGSGAHSAPLCSRSLWTAVFDYEASGEDELSLRRGDVVEVLSKDAAISGDEGWWTGKINHRVGIFPSNYVTYQPAIYHRLPAGGAVGVRETGPRSPVQIAFSELVLEEIIGVGGFGKVYRGTWKDQEVAVKAARQDPDEDITATAESVKQEAKLFSMLQHPNIIKLQGVCLEEPNLCLVMEYARGGTLNRALTGRRIPPHILVNWAVQIARGMHYLHEEAVVPIIHRDLKSSNILLLEKIENDDIGKKTLKITDFGLAREWHKTTKMSAAGTYSWMAPEVIKSSLFSKGSDVWSYGVLLWELLTGEVPYRGIDGLAVAYGVAVNKLTLPIPSTCPEPFAKLMEECWEQDPHIRPSFTAILEQLTAIEEAVMATMPQDSFHSMQDDWKLEIQEMFDELRTKEKELRSREEELTRAALQQKSQEELLKRREQQLAEREINVLERELNILIFQLNKDKPNVKKRKGKFKRSRLKLKDGNRISLPSDFQHKITVQASPTMDKRRSLNSNNSSPPGSPTLIPRLRAIQLSSPSGRRGSMYVYHQDVDITSEYEPPAGFRKKVTLDESNRTWGRSTVYKPEEFEDVRKGFKKKGRTWGPNSVQTKERADCAERVRPLSDGSSPWSTSLVKTQKSVPLAALFAEQGTNPDETFAAEGPESNKPKQLKFPNQVYIDLPLWKDEPGEGGPVAESQDDPATSASSTSTTPQVTPTNSLKRAATRRRTDSVLYSCGALLASVALGVDLREALRAPVAGAGPGGGEEVEPREERRKREGLFQRATRFRRSTSPPGGRSRKDDIPNPINLLSMCSISECNSSRCLLQSDSEGPEHSPIKEAPPTSLVDYRPHPSCHAPSAQSSRPPTKPEPLPPTPAADHSSTVWLRRKKSSPATYHMSNGTASSHIPPPVLPSATGSEVTPPPPASVPRRRPDRDRTPESPSPSPGESTSRPRPLSLRAKPHSWGLLRGRNKSYSLGHYSGQKSARDLSILLSAEAQGGCSLLDVDTEGQKGDCTVPLCRIQSTPARPSLYELEKEFLS; translated from the exons ATGGATGTTTCCCAGGCCGGTTTCCCAAACGGTGAAAGGCGGCCGAGCAGGAACGGTGACCATGCCTGGACCGGGTCGCCCTTGGCCGGTTCCGGGGCTCACTCGGCTCCGCTGTGCTCCCGTTCGTTGTGGACTGCAGTGTTTGATTACGAAGCGAGCGGGGAGGACGAGCTTAGCCTACGCCGCGGGGACGTGGTCGAGGTCCTGTCTAAAGATGCTGCCATCTCCGGGGACGAAGGGTGGTGGACGGGAAAAATTAACCACCGAGTCGGAATTTTCCCTTCCAATTACGTTACCTACCAGCCGGCCATTTATCACAGACTGCCCGCCGGCGGCGCGGTAGGGGTGCGGGAGACTGGCCCGAGGTCTCCCGTGCAAATCGCCTTCAGCGAACTGGTTTTGGAAGAAATCATCGGCGTCGGTGGTTTTGGTAAAGTTTACAGGGGGACATGGAAGGACCAGGAAGTAGCAGTTAAGGCAGCTAGACAGGATCCTGACGAAGACATCACAGCGACTGCGGAGAGCGTTAAGCAAGAGGCCAAACTCTTCTCCATGCTGCAACATCCAAATATCATAAAACTGCAAGGGGTCTGTCTGGAGGAACCGAACCTCTGCTTGGTTATGGAGTACGCCAGAGGGGGCACCTTGAATCGGGCTCTGACGGGTAGAAGGATACCCCCTCACATTCTTGTGAACTGGGCTGTACAGATCGCCAGAGGCATGCACTACCTTCACGAAGAAGCCGTCGTGCCAATTATTCATCGAGACTTGAAATCCAGCAACA TATTATTACTTGAAAAGATTGAGAACGATGACATTGGGAAGAAGACGTTAAAGATCACAGACTTCGGCCTGGCAAGAGAGTGGCACAAGACAACCAAAATGAGCGCCGCCGGCACCTACTCCTGGATGGCCCCCGAGGTCATCAAGTCCTCTCTGTTCTCCAAAGGCAGTGATGTGTGGAG CTACGGCGTGCTGCTTTGGGAGCTGCTGACGGGGGAGGTGCCGTACCGGGGAATCGACGGCCTGGCGGTGGCATACGGCGTGGCGGTCAACAAGTTAACCCTTCCCATTCCATCTACCTGCCCCGAACCCTTCGCCAAGCTGATGGAAG AATGCTGGGAGCAGGACCCCCACATCCGGCCCTCCTTCACTGCCATCCTGGAGCAGCTGACAGCCATCGAGGAGGCGGTGATGGCCACCATGCCCCAGGACTCCTTCCACTCTATGCAGGACGACTGGAAGCTGGAGATCCAGGAGATGTTCGACGAGCTGCGGACCAAGGAGAAG GAGCTGCGCTCGCGGGAGGAGGAGCTGACGCGCGCGGCGTTGCAGCAGAAGTcgcaggaggagctgctgaagagGCGGGAGCAGCAGCTGGCCGAGCGCGAGATCAACGTGCTGGAGCGCGAGCTCAACATCCTCATCTTCCAGCTCAACAAGGACAAGCCCAACGTCAAGAAGAGGAAGGGCAAGTTCAAGCGCAGCCGTCTCAAGCTGAAGGACGGCAACCGAATCAGCCTGCCCTCAG ATTTCCAGCACAAGATCACGGTGCAGGCGTCTCCCACCATGGACAAGAGGAGGAGCCTGAACAGCAACAACTCCAGCCCCCCCGGCAGCCCCACCCTCATCCCCCGTCTCCGAGCGATACAGC TGAGCTCCCCCAGTGGCCGGAGGGGgagtatgtatgtgtaccaCCAGGACGTGGATATCACCAGCGAGTATGAGCCCCCTGCTGGCTTTAGGAAGAAAG TGACCCTGGACGAGAGCAACAGGACATGGGGCCGCAGCACCGTTTACAAGCCGGAGGAGTTCGAGGACGTCAGGAAGGGCTTCAAGAAGAAGGGGCGCACGTGGGGCCCCAATTCGGTGCAGACGAAGGAGCGGGCCGACTGTGCAGAAAG GGTGAGACCCCTCTCTGATGGCAGCAGCCCCTGGTCCACCAGCCTGGTGAAGACTCAGAAGTCGGTGCCACTGGCCGCCCTATTCGCCGAGCAGG gaacaaATCCAGACGAAACGTTCGCTGCCGAAGGCCCGGAGAGCAACAAACCAAAGCAACTGAAGTTCCCCAATCAGGTGTACATCGATCTACCTCTGTGGAAGGACGAGCCGGGCGAGGGCGGGCCCGTGGCCGAGAGCCAGGATGACCCCGCCACCTCCGCCAGCTCCACCAGCACCACGCCGCAGGTCACTCCCACCAACAGCCTGAAGAGGGCGGCAACGCGCCGGCGCACCGACTCGGTGCTGTACAGCTGCGGGGCGCTGCTGGCGTCGGTGGCGTTGGGCGTGGACCTGCGGGAGGCGCTGCGGGCGCCGgtggcgggggcggggccggggggcggtgaggaggtggagccccgggaggagaggaggaagcgGGAGGGGCTGTTCCAGCGCGCCACGCGGTTCCGACGCAGCACCAGCCCCCCCGGCGGCCGCTCCCGCAAAGACGACATCCCCAACCCCATCAACCTGCTGTCCATGTGCTCCATCTCCGAGTGCAACTCCTCCCGCTGCCTCCTGCAGTCCGACTCCGAGGGCCCCGAGCACAGCCCCATCAAGGAGGCCCCGCCCACCAGCCTCGTTGACTACAGGCCGCACCCGAGCTGCCACGCCCCCTCTGCGCAGAGCAGCAGGCCTCCCACCAAGCCCGAGCCCCTCCCCCCGACCCCTGCCGCGGACCACAGCAGCACGGTGTGGCTCCGCAGGAAGAAGTCCTCTCCCGCCACATATCACATGA gtaACGGTACTGCCAGCTCCCACATACCCCCTCCAGTCCTCCCCTCAGCCACAGGCTCTGAGGTCACCCCGCCTCCACCGGCCTCCGTTCCGAGGCGGAGGCCAGACAGAGACCGCACCCCAGAATCGCCCTCTCCCTCGCCCGGAGAGAGCACGTCCAGGCCCCGGCCCCTGTCCCTGCGCGCCAAGCCCCACTCCTGGGGCCTCCTGCGGGGCCGCAACAAGAGCTACTCCCTGGGGCACTACTCCGGGCAGAAGAGTGCCCGTGACCTGAGCATCCTGCTGTCGGCCGAGGCCCAGGGCGGCTGCTCGCTGCTGGACGTGGACACCGAGGGTCAGAAGGGGGACTGCACCGTGCCGCTCTGCCGGATCCAGAGCACGCCTGCACGGCCCTCCCTGTatgagctggagaaggagtTCCTCTCCTGA